A single region of the Brassica rapa cultivar Chiifu-401-42 chromosome A03, CAAS_Brap_v3.01, whole genome shotgun sequence genome encodes:
- the LOC103857517 gene encoding protein SPEAR2 isoform X3 has translation MCSNISSGSYGGDRDFLQRDDYFGSCPKKQKKDKVRRRGPGVAELEKIRLEEENKTPSLVTPHSSSSLSLPRTDHTLFFPPPPPPQLPLPSSYTTNHIFRWSPATAMPPNFDLPLSSYLSNGSFPMDMIPPVPFLHRKQHYPNHQTMNLANPSPGPGRLYQFIEPPSNQRSCVDNVSQILQEEEKVVMSAKRPWHFLADTTTKASVGPISRFLWELKHNRSLDMRLISPVQDSGTTICNPISIDSPTSITRDFNVQYEQQQPEQDFDENLQWRSKKTFYSFIPSNDQSNIGQEYRACEPHESAADHGIDLSLKL, from the exons ATGTGTAGTAACATAAGCAGTGGAAGCTATGGAGGAGACAGAGACTTCTTACAACGAGATGATTACTTTGGTTCTTGTCCGAAAAAACAGAAGAAAGATAAAGTACGACGAAGAGGACCTGGTGTCGCCGAACTCGAGAAGATCCGTTTAGAAGAAGAGAACAAAACTCCTTCTCTTGTAACtccacattcttcttcttctttatcatTACCAAGAACCGATCACACTCTCTtttttcctcctcctcctcctccacagCTTCCTTTGCCGTCCTCTTACACCACTAATCATATTTTCCGGTGGTCACCGGCGACGGCGATGCCTCCAAACTTTGATTTGCCGTTGTCGTCTTACCTCTCGAACGGATCTTTCCCTATGGATATGATTCCCCCAGTGCCGTTTTTGCATAGGAAGCAGCATTATCCGAATCATCAGACG ATGAATCTTGCGAACCCATCTCCAGGACCAGGAAGATTATACCAGTTCATAGAGCCCCCTTCAAACCAAAGATCTTGCGTCGATAATGTCTCTCAGATTCTTCAGGAAGAAGAAAAG GTTGTCATGAGTGCGAAGAGGCCGTGGCATTTTCTCGCAGACACCACCACGAAAGCTAGCGTTGGACCAATCTCAAGGTTTCTttg GGAGTTGAAACATAACCGGTCGTTGGATATGAGATTGATAAGTCCGGTCCAAGATTCCGGTACAACGATTTGCAATCCTATCTCCATTGATTCACCTACCTCCATTACGCGTGATTTTAACGTACAG TATGAACAACAGCAACCAGAACAAGACTTTGATGAGAACTTGCAATGGAGAAGTAAGAAGACTTTCTATAGCTTCATACCCTCTAATGATCAGAGCAATATTGGACAAGAATACCGAGCCTGTGAGCCACATGAATCTGCCGCTGATCATGGCATCGATCTCAGCCTTAAGTTATAA
- the LOC103857517 gene encoding protein SPEAR2 isoform X2, with translation MCSNISSGSYGGDRDFLQRDDYFGSCPKKQKKDKVRRRGPGVAELEKIRLEEENKTPSLVTPHSSSSLSLPRTDHTLFFPPPPPPQLPLPSSYTTNHIFRWSPATAMPPNFDLPLSSYLSNGSFPMDMIPPVPFLHRKQHYPNHQTMNLANPSPGPGRLYQFIEPPSNQRSCVDNVSQILQEEEKVVMSAKRPWHFLADTTTKASVGPISRELKHNRSLDMRLISPVQDSGTTICNPISIDSPTSITRDFNVQVKLISSYLLCMYLFAEVAYPISSNHLAFSMNNSNQNKTLMRTCNGEVRRLSIASYPLMIRAILDKNTEPVSHMNLPLIMASISALSYKDFNLQDTKKNH, from the exons ATGTGTAGTAACATAAGCAGTGGAAGCTATGGAGGAGACAGAGACTTCTTACAACGAGATGATTACTTTGGTTCTTGTCCGAAAAAACAGAAGAAAGATAAAGTACGACGAAGAGGACCTGGTGTCGCCGAACTCGAGAAGATCCGTTTAGAAGAAGAGAACAAAACTCCTTCTCTTGTAACtccacattcttcttcttctttatcatTACCAAGAACCGATCACACTCTCTtttttcctcctcctcctcctccacagCTTCCTTTGCCGTCCTCTTACACCACTAATCATATTTTCCGGTGGTCACCGGCGACGGCGATGCCTCCAAACTTTGATTTGCCGTTGTCGTCTTACCTCTCGAACGGATCTTTCCCTATGGATATGATTCCCCCAGTGCCGTTTTTGCATAGGAAGCAGCATTATCCGAATCATCAGACG ATGAATCTTGCGAACCCATCTCCAGGACCAGGAAGATTATACCAGTTCATAGAGCCCCCTTCAAACCAAAGATCTTGCGTCGATAATGTCTCTCAGATTCTTCAGGAAGAAGAAAAG GTTGTCATGAGTGCGAAGAGGCCGTGGCATTTTCTCGCAGACACCACCACGAAAGCTAGCGTTGGACCAATCTCAAG GGAGTTGAAACATAACCGGTCGTTGGATATGAGATTGATAAGTCCGGTCCAAGATTCCGGTACAACGATTTGCAATCCTATCTCCATTGATTCACCTACCTCCATTACGCGTGATTTTAACGTACAGGTAAAGTTGATATCCTCCTATTTGCTATGTATGTATTTATTTGCTGAAGTTGCTTACCCTATTTCATCAAATCATCTTGCTTTTAGTATGAACAACAGCAACCAGAACAAGACTTTGATGAGAACTTGCAATGGAGAAGTAAGAAGACTTTCTATAGCTTCATACCCTCTAATGATCAGAGCAATATTGGACAAGAATACCGAGCCTGTGAGCCACATGAATCTGCCGCTGATCATGGCATCGATCTCAGCCTTAAGTTATAAAGATTTTAATTTACAAGATACAAAAAAGAATCACTAG
- the LOC103857517 gene encoding protein SPEAR2 isoform X4, which yields MCSNISSGSYGGDRDFLQRDDYFGSCPKKQKKDKVRRRGPGVAELEKIRLEEENKTPSLVTPHSSSSLSLPRTDHTLFFPPPPPPQLPLPSSYTTNHIFRWSPATAMPPNFDLPLSSYLSNGSFPMDMIPPVPFLHRKQHYPNHQTMNLANPSPGPGRLYQFIEPPSNQRSCVDNVSQILQEEEKVVMSAKRPWHFLADTTTKASVGPISRELKHNRSLDMRLISPVQDSGTTICNPISIDSPTSITRDFNVQYEQQQPEQDFDENLQWRSKKTFYSFIPSNDQSNIGQEYRACEPHESAADHGIDLSLKL from the exons ATGTGTAGTAACATAAGCAGTGGAAGCTATGGAGGAGACAGAGACTTCTTACAACGAGATGATTACTTTGGTTCTTGTCCGAAAAAACAGAAGAAAGATAAAGTACGACGAAGAGGACCTGGTGTCGCCGAACTCGAGAAGATCCGTTTAGAAGAAGAGAACAAAACTCCTTCTCTTGTAACtccacattcttcttcttctttatcatTACCAAGAACCGATCACACTCTCTtttttcctcctcctcctcctccacagCTTCCTTTGCCGTCCTCTTACACCACTAATCATATTTTCCGGTGGTCACCGGCGACGGCGATGCCTCCAAACTTTGATTTGCCGTTGTCGTCTTACCTCTCGAACGGATCTTTCCCTATGGATATGATTCCCCCAGTGCCGTTTTTGCATAGGAAGCAGCATTATCCGAATCATCAGACG ATGAATCTTGCGAACCCATCTCCAGGACCAGGAAGATTATACCAGTTCATAGAGCCCCCTTCAAACCAAAGATCTTGCGTCGATAATGTCTCTCAGATTCTTCAGGAAGAAGAAAAG GTTGTCATGAGTGCGAAGAGGCCGTGGCATTTTCTCGCAGACACCACCACGAAAGCTAGCGTTGGACCAATCTCAAG GGAGTTGAAACATAACCGGTCGTTGGATATGAGATTGATAAGTCCGGTCCAAGATTCCGGTACAACGATTTGCAATCCTATCTCCATTGATTCACCTACCTCCATTACGCGTGATTTTAACGTACAG TATGAACAACAGCAACCAGAACAAGACTTTGATGAGAACTTGCAATGGAGAAGTAAGAAGACTTTCTATAGCTTCATACCCTCTAATGATCAGAGCAATATTGGACAAGAATACCGAGCCTGTGAGCCACATGAATCTGCCGCTGATCATGGCATCGATCTCAGCCTTAAGTTATAA
- the LOC103857517 gene encoding protein SPEAR2 isoform X1, which yields MCSNISSGSYGGDRDFLQRDDYFGSCPKKQKKDKVRRRGPGVAELEKIRLEEENKTPSLVTPHSSSSLSLPRTDHTLFFPPPPPPQLPLPSSYTTNHIFRWSPATAMPPNFDLPLSSYLSNGSFPMDMIPPVPFLHRKQHYPNHQTMNLANPSPGPGRLYQFIEPPSNQRSCVDNVSQILQEEEKVVMSAKRPWHFLADTTTKASVGPISRFLWELKHNRSLDMRLISPVQDSGTTICNPISIDSPTSITRDFNVQVKLISSYLLCMYLFAEVAYPISSNHLAFSMNNSNQNKTLMRTCNGEVRRLSIASYPLMIRAILDKNTEPVSHMNLPLIMASISALSYKDFNLQDTKKNH from the exons ATGTGTAGTAACATAAGCAGTGGAAGCTATGGAGGAGACAGAGACTTCTTACAACGAGATGATTACTTTGGTTCTTGTCCGAAAAAACAGAAGAAAGATAAAGTACGACGAAGAGGACCTGGTGTCGCCGAACTCGAGAAGATCCGTTTAGAAGAAGAGAACAAAACTCCTTCTCTTGTAACtccacattcttcttcttctttatcatTACCAAGAACCGATCACACTCTCTtttttcctcctcctcctcctccacagCTTCCTTTGCCGTCCTCTTACACCACTAATCATATTTTCCGGTGGTCACCGGCGACGGCGATGCCTCCAAACTTTGATTTGCCGTTGTCGTCTTACCTCTCGAACGGATCTTTCCCTATGGATATGATTCCCCCAGTGCCGTTTTTGCATAGGAAGCAGCATTATCCGAATCATCAGACG ATGAATCTTGCGAACCCATCTCCAGGACCAGGAAGATTATACCAGTTCATAGAGCCCCCTTCAAACCAAAGATCTTGCGTCGATAATGTCTCTCAGATTCTTCAGGAAGAAGAAAAG GTTGTCATGAGTGCGAAGAGGCCGTGGCATTTTCTCGCAGACACCACCACGAAAGCTAGCGTTGGACCAATCTCAAGGTTTCTttg GGAGTTGAAACATAACCGGTCGTTGGATATGAGATTGATAAGTCCGGTCCAAGATTCCGGTACAACGATTTGCAATCCTATCTCCATTGATTCACCTACCTCCATTACGCGTGATTTTAACGTACAGGTAAAGTTGATATCCTCCTATTTGCTATGTATGTATTTATTTGCTGAAGTTGCTTACCCTATTTCATCAAATCATCTTGCTTTTAGTATGAACAACAGCAACCAGAACAAGACTTTGATGAGAACTTGCAATGGAGAAGTAAGAAGACTTTCTATAGCTTCATACCCTCTAATGATCAGAGCAATATTGGACAAGAATACCGAGCCTGTGAGCCACATGAATCTGCCGCTGATCATGGCATCGATCTCAGCCTTAAGTTATAAAGATTTTAATTTACAAGATACAAAAAAGAATCACTAG